One part of the Chryseobacterium sp. 7 genome encodes these proteins:
- a CDS encoding inclusion body family protein, producing MEDIELKSSSQAIDVLIVIDTDYVREKYKSPSTDPNKPVGIDHNSQHMIVSNANAISGQGSADLNFSARAGDTVSFRGTSIYQNSDDAVIIYNIKYWSGDQVFNNFVYNSVRRKQAAVPDVNSLNGLPATSADISFASIDSKVRSTGTENFYVQFGLYILDPKDSNKQILYGYFYWDPTITVK from the coding sequence ATGGAAGATATAGAACTTAAATCGTCCAGTCAGGCAATAGATGTCCTGATCGTAATTGACACGGATTATGTACGGGAAAAATATAAAAGCCCGAGTACAGATCCTAACAAACCTGTAGGAATAGACCATAACAGCCAGCATATGATTGTTTCAAATGCCAATGCTATTTCAGGACAGGGTTCTGCTGACCTCAACTTCAGTGCAAGAGCCGGAGATACAGTTTCCTTCAGAGGAACTTCAATTTATCAGAATTCGGATGACGCAGTTATTATTTATAATATTAAATACTGGTCCGGAGATCAGGTTTTTAATAATTTCGTATACAATTCTGTAAGAAGAAAGCAAGCTGCTGTACCGGATGTAAATTCTTTAAACGGCCTTCCTGCCACCTCTGCAGATATCAGCTTTGCCAGTATCGATTCAAAAGTAAGATCTACTGGGACAGAAAACTTTTATGTACAGTTTGGTCTTTATATTTTAGATCCTAAAGACAGTAACAAACAGATTCTGTACGGTTACTTTTACTGGGATCCAACAATTACAGTTAAATAA
- a CDS encoding DUF5689 domain-containing protein, whose protein sequence is MKNIYFKAAIFSAISMLSFSSCVKTDDYDVPEIKCTNKFAAANHQLSELATIAKVKPAEADIIKEDYIVEAYVSSSDESGNIYKMMFLQDKPENPTQGIEIDIDGGNQYLDFPVGALVRINLKGLIVQGVNGNIKVGSFDPNYPIGRINPNKVSNYVARVCDGQKPVVAAMKPLEFASISDALKNGAHINQLVKIKNVQFEDPELTKTFADESATGDRYITDKKAGRLDLRFSNYATFAKSPISPKYAKSGDTVLLLSRYTGTSNTTTYTEQAYIRTLDDINFPNDRFNPGEPEAPSASAVNLFAGSDFENWATFLTSVNSFGLKPYATQGVGLGYNGTNSLQIKGTPTANDYVFTSIATTGIPAVPKRITMYIKGTATGKTLSFNVYKAGGGFYVFNLGTFSTGATLGVESANSYTGSINTNGQWRLVELTLTGIADINTTAGKDMFAIKTGTGGVYDVQIDNIKIE, encoded by the coding sequence ATGAAAAATATATATTTTAAAGCGGCGATCTTTAGTGCCATTTCAATGCTGTCGTTCTCATCTTGTGTAAAGACTGATGATTATGATGTGCCGGAAATCAAATGTACCAACAAATTTGCAGCAGCTAATCACCAGTTATCAGAACTTGCAACCATTGCAAAAGTAAAACCTGCTGAAGCTGATATCATTAAAGAAGATTATATCGTTGAAGCTTATGTTTCTTCAAGTGATGAGTCAGGAAACATCTACAAAATGATGTTCCTTCAGGATAAGCCTGAAAACCCAACGCAGGGTATCGAAATTGATATCGATGGAGGTAATCAGTATCTTGATTTCCCGGTAGGAGCTTTAGTAAGAATTAACCTTAAAGGATTGATCGTTCAGGGGGTTAATGGAAACATTAAAGTAGGTTCTTTTGATCCTAACTATCCTATCGGTAGAATCAACCCGAATAAAGTTTCAAATTATGTTGCAAGAGTTTGTGACGGACAAAAGCCAGTTGTAGCTGCAATGAAGCCATTAGAGTTTGCTTCTATCTCTGATGCTCTTAAAAATGGTGCTCACATCAACCAGCTTGTAAAAATTAAAAACGTTCAGTTTGAAGACCCGGAATTAACAAAAACTTTTGCCGATGAATCTGCTACAGGTGACCGTTACATTACAGATAAAAAAGCAGGAAGATTAGACCTTCGTTTCAGCAACTATGCAACATTTGCGAAGTCTCCCATTTCTCCTAAATATGCAAAAAGTGGTGATACCGTTCTTCTTTTAAGCCGTTATACAGGGACAAGCAACACTACAACTTATACAGAACAGGCTTATATCAGAACTCTTGATGATATCAACTTCCCGAATGACAGATTCAACCCAGGTGAGCCTGAAGCTCCTTCTGCTTCTGCTGTAAACCTTTTTGCAGGATCTGATTTTGAAAACTGGGCAACTTTCTTAACAAGTGTAAACAGCTTCGGACTTAAGCCTTATGCTACACAAGGGGTTGGTTTAGGATATAATGGTACAAATTCACTTCAGATTAAAGGTACCCCTACAGCTAACGATTATGTATTTACATCTATTGCTACTACAGGAATTCCAGCTGTACCAAAAAGAATTACGATGTACATCAAAGGTACTGCAACAGGAAAAACACTTTCTTTCAACGTATATAAAGCAGGTGGAGGTTTCTATGTATTTAACCTAGGAACATTCTCTACTGGAGCTACATTAGGAGTTGAAAGTGCAAACTCTTACACAGGATCTATCAACACAAACGGACAGTGGAGATTAGTTGAACTTACTCTTACAGGTATTGCTGATATTAACACTACTGCCGGAAAAGATATGTTTGCTATCAAAACCGGAACTGGTGGAGTATATGATGTTCAGATTGATAACATCAAAATTGAGTAA
- a CDS encoding carboxypeptidase-like regulatory domain-containing protein, with protein MIKKLSLISLFTLLPASYYYAQTTVFAYLKDADGKPVEQASVDLKGAGNDAKADKIGYFQFTDLMPGHYQIMVTKPNFETKIFEFDVTSDEKRKDLGVITLYSALNGADQGLAIVEDSGESDSGGAQQTATVGLLQSSQDVFNRIASFDLGPYWFRPRGIDSRTGENMINGVSMAAADNGDVDFSTWGGLNEITRYPEISANHAPSEYAFGGTTGVFYKNTKASEYRKGSQLTYSLTNRNYTNRLSYRFSSGMNKNGWAFTGMIARRWAQEGIQDGTAYDAYSGYLGIEKKFSDSHTMTLNAIGSKYSRSSSSPSTQEVYDFRGVHYNSYWGWQNGDKRNERVKRGFQPMIQLQDFWKINKNSQLWTSVSYQFGKEYSSRLDWYRANNPSPTYYRNLPSYWLNYTNPAPEQAANIGITRDWWTNDDQSHTQINWDNLYNANRNVEYNAFLGGRRAAYYLVDDVKDDKVWNVATHYTYNFNDTSRFILNLSYQNYRSEQYREVNDLLGADFALNMDPFASNTTAGSVWGKFNTRESDTDVAKKEGDKIGYSYIFRRQEFKINPAFKFATGKFDVFISGLFGYTTNSREGLFQHYLYESSYGKGADQNFWNVGVKGQVTYKINGRNFLVYNGAYFSQSPFLNDIYFNTRVSGVTTPGIKNVVVDANDLSYVISTPVLKLRLTGYLVNTQNETSVQRYFAQGVKLTTLTESGDQAPIQDGAFITQVLAGANKRNMGVELGAQLKVTPTLTASGLLSLGQYTYTNNPTVYFASDAVGTFRELDGNGNIVSRSYTNMGEATLKNYRQGGTPQEAYTLGLRYSSPKYWWVGATWNYFGHSFLDPSPVTRTARFYTNPNTPGVPYDNVTDEELARVLTPTKLPSAFFFNVNAGKSWMIGKYYVLVSASVNNILNNRNFITGGFEQTRNVNYNDYANDYDSGNMVFAPKYWYNQGRSYFVNLQFRF; from the coding sequence ATGATTAAAAAACTATCATTGATCTCTTTATTTACTTTGCTGCCTGCGTCATATTATTATGCGCAGACAACAGTGTTTGCGTATCTTAAGGATGCAGATGGCAAGCCTGTGGAGCAAGCAAGTGTAGATTTAAAAGGAGCAGGAAATGATGCAAAGGCAGACAAAATCGGTTATTTCCAATTTACGGATTTGATGCCCGGACATTATCAGATTATGGTTACAAAACCAAATTTCGAGACTAAAATTTTTGAATTTGATGTAACTAGTGATGAGAAAAGAAAAGATCTTGGAGTAATTACTCTTTATTCTGCATTGAACGGTGCAGATCAGGGTTTGGCTATTGTAGAGGATTCGGGAGAAAGTGACAGCGGTGGTGCACAGCAAACTGCAACAGTAGGATTACTGCAGTCCTCTCAGGATGTTTTCAACAGAATTGCAAGTTTCGATTTAGGACCATACTGGTTCCGACCAAGAGGAATTGATAGCAGAACAGGTGAGAATATGATCAATGGGGTTTCTATGGCCGCTGCAGATAACGGTGACGTAGACTTCAGCACATGGGGAGGTTTGAACGAAATTACCCGTTACCCGGAAATTTCAGCTAACCATGCGCCTTCAGAATATGCTTTCGGAGGAACTACCGGTGTATTTTACAAAAACACTAAAGCCAGCGAATACAGAAAAGGAAGTCAGCTGACCTACTCTCTTACGAACAGAAACTATACGAACAGATTATCTTACAGATTCTCTTCCGGAATGAATAAGAACGGATGGGCATTTACAGGAATGATCGCGAGAAGATGGGCACAGGAAGGGATTCAGGATGGTACAGCATATGATGCATACAGTGGATATCTTGGTATTGAGAAGAAATTCAGCGACAGCCATACCATGACTTTAAATGCTATTGGTTCCAAATATTCAAGAAGCTCTTCAAGTCCAAGTACTCAGGAAGTGTATGACTTCAGAGGAGTTCATTACAACTCTTACTGGGGATGGCAAAACGGAGATAAAAGAAATGAAAGAGTGAAAAGAGGTTTCCAGCCAATGATCCAATTACAGGATTTCTGGAAAATCAACAAAAACTCTCAATTGTGGACTTCTGTTTCTTACCAGTTCGGTAAAGAATACAGTTCAAGGTTAGATTGGTACAGAGCCAATAACCCGTCTCCAACCTATTACCGTAATTTGCCGAGCTATTGGTTAAACTACACCAACCCTGCACCTGAACAGGCTGCAAACATCGGAATTACCAGAGACTGGTGGACAAACGATGATCAGTCTCACACTCAGATTAATTGGGATAATCTTTATAATGCCAACAGAAACGTAGAATACAATGCATTCCTTGGCGGAAGAAGAGCTGCTTATTATCTTGTAGATGATGTAAAAGATGATAAAGTATGGAATGTAGCAACGCACTATACGTACAACTTTAACGATACATCCCGTTTTATCTTAAACTTATCTTACCAGAATTACAGATCTGAACAGTACAGAGAAGTAAACGATCTTTTAGGAGCAGATTTTGCACTGAATATGGATCCTTTTGCATCCAATACTACCGCAGGAAGTGTTTGGGGTAAATTTAACACTAGAGAAAGCGATACAGATGTTGCCAAAAAAGAAGGAGATAAAATAGGGTACAGCTATATTTTCAGAAGACAGGAATTTAAAATAAACCCTGCTTTCAAATTTGCAACAGGGAAATTTGATGTTTTCATTTCCGGATTATTCGGTTACACTACAAACAGCAGAGAAGGATTGTTCCAGCACTATCTGTATGAGTCTTCTTACGGAAAAGGAGCAGACCAGAACTTCTGGAATGTTGGGGTTAAAGGTCAGGTTACGTACAAAATCAATGGTAGAAACTTCCTGGTTTATAACGGAGCTTACTTTTCACAGTCTCCTTTCTTAAATGATATTTATTTTAATACAAGAGTAAGTGGTGTTACTACACCGGGGATTAAGAACGTTGTTGTTGATGCCAATGATTTGAGTTACGTAATCTCTACTCCGGTTTTAAAACTTAGATTAACAGGTTACCTTGTTAATACTCAGAACGAAACAAGTGTACAAAGATATTTCGCACAGGGAGTTAAATTGACAACGCTTACTGAAAGCGGGGATCAGGCTCCAATTCAGGATGGTGCTTTCATTACGCAGGTATTGGCAGGTGCTAATAAGAGAAACATGGGTGTTGAACTTGGTGCACAGCTGAAAGTTACTCCTACATTAACGGCTAGTGGATTATTAAGCTTAGGACAGTATACGTATACAAACAATCCTACAGTTTATTTTGCGTCTGATGCAGTAGGAACATTCAGAGAGCTTGACGGAAACGGAAACATCGTTTCAAGATCTTACACGAACATGGGTGAGGCTACTCTTAAAAACTACAGACAGGGTGGAACTCCTCAGGAGGCATATACTTTAGGTCTTCGTTACAGCAGCCCTAAATACTGGTGGGTAGGCGCAACATGGAACTATTTCGGCCATTCTTTCTTAGATCCGTCTCCGGTAACCAGAACTGCCAGATTCTATACTAACCCCAATACACCGGGAGTACCTTACGATAACGTAACTGATGAAGAGCTTGCAAGAGTTCTTACTCCTACAAAACTGCCTTCAGCATTCTTCTTTAATGTGAATGCAGGTAAGTCGTGGATGATTGGTAAGTATTATGTATTGGTGTCGGCATCTGTAAATAACATCCTTAATAACAGAAACTTTATTACAGGTGGATTTGAGCAGACTAGAAACGTTAACTATAATGACTATGCTAATGATTATGACAGCGGAAATATGGTATTCGCTCCGAAATATTGGTATAATCAGGGTAGATCTTATTTTGTGAACCTTCAATTCAGATTCTAA
- a CDS encoding endonuclease, with translation MKRFSSLFAILISIMAFSQQQGKLRKVATVGFLNVENLWDTIRSADYIDGTKDIKNPAFHRSIPIDSIKFLEAEKYDGPWSDGALIGKKVVREQGGSEEFTPKSAKNYGSKIYKAKLANEAKVISEMGAQYTKTAPAVVGLIEVENRQVIQDLVNEPALKKYDYGIIHYNSYDYRGIDVALIYQKRRFTPTNSLKKELVIYGDNGRREYTRDILVVTGFLDNEKVAFFMNHWPSRRGGEAISLPKRNAAAALLKQQMDSVRAADPTTKLFAMGDFNDDPVSPSLKNHLKAQASPKDLSEETPYLNLMYPLYKKGVASLAYQDAPNLFDQIIVSKNVISDQVTKEYSVYKAEIFAPAYLVNKEGNYKGYPFRSWNGDQFTGGYSDHFPAFVVLQKEP, from the coding sequence ATGAAGAGATTTTCGAGTCTGTTTGCCATCCTTATTTCAATCATGGCATTCTCACAACAACAAGGGAAACTGAGAAAAGTAGCTACCGTAGGATTTTTAAACGTAGAAAACCTTTGGGACACTATTCGCTCAGCAGATTATATCGATGGAACCAAAGACATAAAGAATCCTGCTTTTCACAGAAGTATTCCTATTGATTCGATCAAATTTTTGGAAGCTGAAAAATATGACGGACCATGGAGCGACGGTGCTTTAATAGGGAAAAAAGTAGTTAGAGAACAAGGAGGATCTGAAGAATTTACTCCAAAAAGTGCAAAAAACTACGGGTCAAAAATCTATAAAGCAAAATTAGCCAACGAAGCGAAGGTAATTTCTGAAATGGGAGCGCAATATACCAAAACAGCTCCTGCGGTAGTAGGCTTAATTGAGGTTGAAAACAGACAGGTCATTCAGGATCTTGTAAATGAACCTGCTTTAAAGAAGTATGACTACGGAATCATTCATTACAATTCTTATGACTACAGAGGAATTGACGTTGCATTGATTTATCAGAAAAGAAGATTTACTCCTACTAATTCTTTAAAAAAGGAATTGGTAATCTACGGAGACAACGGAAGAAGAGAATATACCAGGGATATCCTTGTGGTAACAGGGTTTTTAGATAATGAGAAAGTAGCATTTTTCATGAATCACTGGCCTTCAAGAAGAGGTGGTGAAGCTATTTCTTTACCTAAAAGAAATGCTGCTGCAGCTTTATTAAAACAACAGATGGACAGCGTAAGAGCTGCAGATCCTACCACAAAGCTGTTTGCAATGGGAGATTTTAACGATGATCCTGTAAGCCCAAGTTTAAAAAATCATTTGAAAGCTCAGGCAAGCCCTAAAGATTTAAGCGAAGAAACACCTTATCTGAACCTAATGTATCCTCTATATAAAAAGGGAGTTGCCTCTCTTGCTTATCAGGATGCTCCTAACCTGTTTGACCAGATTATTGTTTCTAAAAACGTAATTTCTGATCAGGTAACTAAAGAATATTCTGTTTATAAGGCAGAAATTTTTGCTCCGGCTTACTTAGTCAATAAAGAAGGAAATTATAAAGGGTATCCTTTCAGATCCTGGAACGGAGACCAGTTTACAGGAGGCTACAGTGACCACTTCCCGGCATTTGTAGTTCTCCAGAAAGAACCATAA
- a CDS encoding DUF6146 family protein, protein MKNIVLLIMIALVPFNCFSQETSKKDKEQHEMKPSKNEDGEWDLTVIDTQFDYFLSAVAKPISQYTESYLKTKNTFLVNEWNSYYNSGRYRNVIESGIDYDPKENYGIKFEYKLYQVFVYVNWKYKLRMNGLSGSDAIR, encoded by the coding sequence ATGAAAAATATTGTTTTATTAATAATGATTGCATTAGTGCCTTTCAATTGTTTTTCTCAGGAAACATCAAAGAAAGATAAAGAGCAGCATGAAATGAAGCCTTCTAAAAACGAAGACGGAGAATGGGATCTTACTGTAATTGATACCCAGTTTGATTATTTTCTGAGTGCTGTTGCAAAACCCATAAGCCAGTATACAGAATCTTATCTGAAAACAAAAAACACATTTTTGGTCAACGAATGGAACAGCTATTATAATTCCGGGAGATACAGAAACGTCATAGAATCTGGAATAGATTACGATCCTAAGGAAAACTACGGGATCAAGTTTGAATATAAATTATACCAGGTCTTCGTGTATGTGAACTGGAAATATAAATTAAGAATGAACGGATTATCCGGAAGTGATGCAATAAGGTAG
- a CDS encoding superoxide dismutase produces MSFELPKLGYAYDALEPTIDAKTMEIHHTKHHQAYIDNLNKAIEGTELEGKTIEEICQTGTDKPAVRNNGGGHFNHSLFWEILTPGGSKEPVGNVKAAIENYGGLEKFKTDFSDAAKTRFGSGWAWLVKNADGSVSVSSTPNQDNPLMPVADVKGTPVLGLDVWEHAYYLNYQNRRPDYVSAFFDVVNWDKVEELFNK; encoded by the coding sequence ATGTCATTTGAATTACCAAAACTAGGATATGCATATGATGCATTAGAGCCGACTATTGATGCAAAAACTATGGAAATCCACCATACAAAACACCACCAGGCATATATTGACAATTTAAATAAAGCAATTGAAGGAACTGAACTGGAAGGAAAAACAATCGAAGAAATCTGCCAGACAGGAACTGATAAGCCAGCCGTAAGAAACAATGGCGGAGGACACTTCAACCACTCTTTATTCTGGGAAATTTTAACGCCAGGAGGAAGCAAAGAGCCTGTAGGAAATGTAAAAGCTGCTATCGAAAACTACGGAGGTCTTGAGAAATTCAAAACTGATTTTTCTGATGCTGCTAAAACAAGATTCGGTTCAGGATGGGCTTGGTTGGTAAAAAATGCTGACGGTTCTGTATCTGTTTCTTCTACACCTAACCAGGACAACCCATTAATGCCTGTTGCAGACGTTAAAGGAACTCCGGTTTTAGGATTAGATGTTTGGGAGCATGCTTATTATTTAAACTATCAAAACAGAAGACCTGACTATGTTTCTGCATTCTTCGATGTAGTAAACTGGGATAAAGTAGAAGAATTATTCAATAAATAA
- the rho gene encoding transcription termination factor Rho, with protein sequence MFNIETLRSKSVTELTKILKDLGVKVARTSNENDKIFAILDFQASNPKVAKDYINATETTSVTTEEAPAEKPAKAPARKAAPKKPAAKPKTNTNTKAPAEEPKAEEKIEEKVPASEEIKPEEPKAEVAAVNEESAANAQAKKKRKRVSTNTANTEVSQERTETPKNTEPQEPAQADEKPNNPQQQQANRPQKGHNHPQNGGNQHKNQNQQHQQHQNQNQNQNRYSEKAEEQHDHKKEFNFDGLVSIEGVLEILPDNYGFLRSSDFSYISSPDDVYVSTAQIRNYGLKTGDTVKGIVRLPKEGEKYFSLLKPTEVNGRDLAFIKDRVAFEYLTPLFPEEKFNLTGNNSTISTRIVDLFAPIGKGQRAMIVAQPKTGKTMLLKDIANSIAANHPEVYMMVLLIDERPEEVTDMERSVNAEVIASTFDEAAEKHVKVANLVLAKAQRMVECGHDVVILLDSITRLARAYNTVTPASGKVLSGGVDANALHKPKRFFGAARKIEGGGSLTIIATALIDTGSKMDEVIFEEFKGTGNMELQLDRKIANRRIYPAIDLISSSTRRDDLLLDEVTSQRMWIFRKYLSEMNPVEAMEFVNKNIKGTLNNEEFLMSMNK encoded by the coding sequence ATGTTTAACATAGAAACGTTAAGGTCAAAATCCGTAACGGAACTGACTAAAATCTTAAAAGATTTGGGCGTTAAAGTTGCAAGAACCAGCAATGAAAATGACAAGATCTTTGCTATTCTTGACTTTCAGGCTTCTAACCCTAAAGTTGCAAAAGATTATATCAACGCCACAGAAACTACCAGTGTAACTACTGAAGAGGCTCCAGCAGAAAAACCTGCTAAAGCCCCGGCAAGAAAAGCTGCTCCGAAAAAACCGGCAGCCAAGCCAAAAACAAACACAAATACAAAAGCTCCGGCAGAAGAACCTAAAGCAGAAGAAAAAATAGAAGAAAAGGTACCCGCTTCTGAAGAAATAAAACCGGAAGAGCCAAAAGCTGAAGTAGCTGCAGTAAATGAAGAATCAGCAGCAAATGCTCAAGCTAAAAAGAAAAGAAAAAGAGTTTCTACCAATACAGCTAATACAGAAGTATCTCAGGAAAGAACTGAAACTCCAAAAAACACAGAACCTCAAGAGCCTGCTCAGGCTGATGAAAAGCCTAACAATCCTCAACAGCAACAGGCAAACAGACCTCAAAAAGGACACAACCATCCACAGAACGGTGGAAACCAGCATAAAAACCAAAACCAACAACACCAGCAGCATCAAAACCAAAATCAGAATCAAAACAGATATTCTGAAAAGGCAGAGGAGCAGCACGACCATAAAAAAGAATTTAATTTCGATGGATTGGTAAGTATAGAAGGTGTTTTGGAAATTTTACCGGATAACTACGGATTTTTACGTTCTTCAGATTTCAGCTATATCTCTTCTCCGGATGATGTGTATGTATCTACAGCACAGATCAGGAATTATGGCTTAAAAACAGGAGATACTGTAAAAGGAATTGTAAGACTTCCAAAAGAGGGAGAGAAATACTTTTCATTATTAAAACCTACCGAAGTTAACGGACGTGATCTTGCGTTTATCAAAGACCGTGTTGCTTTTGAATATCTTACTCCACTTTTCCCTGAAGAAAAATTCAATTTGACAGGAAACAATTCTACCATTTCTACCAGAATTGTAGATTTATTTGCACCTATCGGAAAAGGTCAGAGAGCAATGATCGTTGCACAGCCTAAAACAGGTAAAACGATGTTGCTGAAAGATATTGCAAATTCTATTGCAGCCAACCACCCGGAAGTATATATGATGGTTCTTTTGATTGATGAACGTCCGGAAGAGGTTACTGACATGGAAAGAAGCGTAAATGCAGAAGTAATTGCCTCTACATTTGATGAAGCAGCAGAAAAACACGTGAAAGTGGCCAACCTTGTTCTTGCAAAAGCACAAAGAATGGTTGAATGCGGACATGATGTAGTGATCTTACTGGATTCGATTACAAGATTGGCAAGAGCTTATAACACGGTAACTCCTGCATCAGGTAAAGTACTTTCCGGTGGGGTAGATGCGAATGCTCTTCACAAGCCGAAAAGATTCTTCGGAGCGGCAAGAAAAATTGAAGGAGGAGGATCTCTTACCATTATTGCAACTGCATTGATTGATACTGGATCTAAAATGGATGAAGTAATCTTTGAAGAATTCAAAGGTACAGGTAATATGGAGCTTCAGTTAGACAGAAAAATTGCTAACAGAAGAATTTATCCTGCTATTGACCTTATTTCTTCCAGCACGCGTAGAGATGATCTGCTTCTGGATGAAGTAACTTCTCAGAGAATGTGGATCTTCAGAAAATATCTTTCTGAAATGAATCCTGTAGAAGCGATGGAATTTGTTAATAAAAACATCAAAGGAACTCTGAATAATGAAGAATTCCTGATGTCTATGAATAAATAA
- a CDS encoding DUF4293 family protein has translation MLQRIQTIWTLLAVLAAVFLFITGQDVVISDSIPLLNIGCIVLVIIGALSIFSFKNRKRQILLNTISIIINVLLIGVLAYWLLNLSGGIHFPEKGIEPIFPLIAVICLLIANVYTRKDERLVKSVDRLR, from the coding sequence ATGCTACAGAGAATACAAACAATATGGACTTTATTAGCAGTTTTAGCTGCTGTTTTCCTTTTTATAACGGGACAGGATGTTGTTATTTCAGACAGTATTCCTTTACTTAATATAGGATGTATAGTCCTTGTTATCATAGGAGCATTAAGTATTTTTAGTTTCAAAAACAGAAAAAGACAAATTTTGCTGAATACCATCAGCATCATTATAAACGTTTTGTTGATTGGTGTATTGGCGTACTGGTTACTCAACTTATCCGGAGGAATTCATTTTCCTGAGAAGGGTATTGAGCCGATTTTCCCATTAATCGCGGTGATATGTCTGCTTATAGCAAATGTTTACACCCGCAAAGATGAGAGGCTCGTAAAATCTGTAGACAGACTTCGATAG
- a CDS encoding M28 family peptidase — MKKLTYLTLSLFSLFTFAQEVSKERVKTVLSTLASDEMKGREIGTQENENAANYIAKLFKENNLEYCTGKSYLVPFDYNGKTVYNVCGVKKGKTDQYLGFSGHFDHIGTSDKTGDNIYNGADDDASGITTLVGIADYFKNKKPEFSMVFMAFNGEEKGMLGSRAISTDKNLDPIYNKMTALFNFEMVATESQWGKNALYMTGDGFSDLDELFNKNAVNGLKINADPYAKQQLFYRSDNVSFVKKKIIAHSFSTVDMTKASHYHHENDDVNIVDLDNMTQIINNFGKTLDKLSPKNFAPKYNDQVKF, encoded by the coding sequence ATGAAAAAGCTCACGTATCTTACTTTATCACTTTTCTCCCTATTCACCTTTGCACAGGAAGTTTCCAAAGAAAGGGTAAAAACAGTTCTTTCTACTTTGGCATCAGACGAAATGAAAGGCCGTGAAATAGGAACCCAGGAAAATGAAAATGCAGCCAATTATATTGCAAAACTTTTCAAAGAAAATAATCTGGAATACTGCACCGGAAAGTCGTACCTCGTACCTTTTGACTATAATGGGAAAACAGTATATAACGTTTGTGGAGTCAAAAAAGGGAAAACAGACCAGTATTTGGGATTCTCGGGACATTTTGATCATATCGGAACCAGTGATAAAACCGGAGACAATATTTATAACGGAGCCGATGATGACGCCAGCGGAATTACCACTCTGGTAGGTATTGCCGACTATTTTAAAAATAAAAAACCGGAATTTTCTATGGTTTTCATGGCATTTAATGGGGAAGAAAAAGGAATGCTGGGATCAAGAGCCATTTCAACAGATAAAAATCTGGATCCTATTTATAATAAGATGACTGCACTTTTCAATTTTGAAATGGTTGCTACAGAATCCCAATGGGGGAAAAATGCTTTATATATGACGGGAGACGGATTCTCTGATCTTGATGAACTTTTCAATAAAAATGCGGTGAACGGACTCAAAATCAATGCCGATCCTTATGCAAAACAACAGCTGTTCTACCGCTCAGATAACGTAAGCTTTGTAAAAAAGAAAATCATTGCCCACTCATTCTCTACCGTGGATATGACGAAAGCATCTCATTACCATCACGAAAATGATGATGTCAATATTGTAGATCTTGATAATATGACGCAGATCATCAATAACTTTGGAAAAACACTGGATAAGCTGAGTCCGAAAAATTTTGCCCCGAAATATAATGATCAGGTGAAATTTTAA